The proteins below come from a single bacterium genomic window:
- a CDS encoding efflux RND transporter periplasmic adaptor subunit: MKKIILSLIILSALTAGCTSKKEQASDKPQISGIEVKAINKTAVDDFYETSATVKSKISSVVSSMIMGRVTSLRVKEGDKVRAGQLLLTIDSRDTVQKAIGAQAGVNEALKGTEEADQNRKLTNKTYQRYENLYKENVLTKQEFDQISTQKQVADLEYQKAMQGVKRAKAGLGEVGVYQSYSRVTAPVSGIVVEKNIDLGSMAVSGQPLLTIETTSNLELVADINESMIDKIKIGTPVYLESDGKEIKSKITSVIPKIDPMTRTFKVKIAFLGLNSGGYVKVKIPTAKKEAIAVPQNSVVQKGQLTGVYTVDEKNIISYRLIRTGKTFGNNVEVLSGLNNGDKVITKGVDKAVDGGEVK; encoded by the coding sequence ATGAAAAAAATAATACTTTCATTGATAATATTGTCTGCATTAACAGCAGGTTGTACGTCTAAAAAGGAACAAGCCTCAGATAAACCTCAAATTTCAGGCATTGAAGTCAAAGCCATAAATAAAACAGCTGTTGATGATTTTTATGAAACTTCTGCAACTGTCAAATCTAAGATTTCAAGTGTTGTTTCAAGCATGATAATGGGGCGGGTGACTTCTTTAAGAGTGAAGGAGGGCGATAAGGTAAGAGCAGGGCAGCTTTTATTAACTATAGACAGCAGAGATACCGTTCAAAAAGCTATTGGTGCTCAGGCAGGAGTTAATGAAGCATTGAAAGGAACAGAAGAAGCTGACCAAAACAGAAAACTAACAAATAAAACCTATCAGCGATATGAAAATTTATATAAAGAAAATGTCCTCACCAAACAGGAATTTGACCAGATTTCCACCCAAAAACAAGTTGCTGATTTGGAATACCAAAAGGCAATGCAGGGAGTAAAAAGAGCTAAAGCAGGTCTGGGAGAAGTCGGCGTTTATCAGAGTTATTCAAGAGTAACTGCACCTGTGTCGGGCATAGTTGTTGAGAAAAATATTGATTTAGGAAGTATGGCAGTTTCGGGACAGCCTCTATTAACTATCGAAACCACTTCAAACCTTGAACTTGTTGCAGATATTAACGAAAGTATGATTGATAAAATCAAAATCGGCACACCTGTTTATCTTGAATCAGATGGCAAAGAAATTAAAAGTAAAATAACTTCTGTAATTCCTAAAATAGACCCGATGACAAGAACTTTCAAGGTTAAAATTGCTTTTTTAGGTTTAAATTCAGGCGGTTACGTCAAAGTTAAAATACCCACCGCTAAAAAAGAAGCTATAGCTGTTCCTCAAAATTCAGTTGTCCAAAAAGGACAATTGACAGGAGTTTATACGGTTGATGAGAAAAATATAATTTCTTACAGACTGATAAGAACAGGAAAAACTTTTGGCAATAATGTTGAAGTGCTTTCAGGTTTAAACAATGGCGATAA